Proteins encoded in a region of the Marinococcus sp. PL1-022 genome:
- a CDS encoding DNA polymerase III subunit alpha — MSLHAYSEYSILQSTIRLENLVRKAKEYNWPAAAVTDRDTMHGAVAFYRLCRQYQVKGLPGIELWVQGDMNEDEEFPVVALPQNNQGYAQLMRWAGDKQQDKQVTWEQLAGSAGCLFILPLENSEPGTFKNSQDALHAFFEKWSRRFKPDALWLEAPKAGEEIEWRRTAEQFGLSMAASPLINMQTTEEERAYKLLHAVKKGSVWKDTVIEQRPFSLEMWQQAAFDLYEAEHIENWKRAADKCDVDISLGETHLPVFPAPHEQSAGLYLKKLAEKGMQKRYNAFSEQMRERLEHELNVITEAGFADYFLIVQDFVAFAKKQGMYVGPGRGSAAGSLVSYLIGITDVDPLQYGLLFERFLNPERTALPDIDIDFPDHRREEVLHYLRNKYGENHVAQIVTFNTFGARAAIRDAGRVLEIPHGLINRTAGMFSGSDSIAGKTAGDKQLQQWQQNEPKVDSLLRAASFLEGLPRQTSIHAAGIVLSSERLESYTPLMERNGSLLLTQYPMEDLEALGLVKIDLLGLRNLTLLEYMTEAVQKVEKDFQLRYIPMDDEKTYQLLSEGKTNGIFQLESAGMKSALQQIRPDRFEDIAAVSALYRPGPMAQIPLYAERKHGIKEMPELPEHIEDIAGSTYGIIVYQEQIMQIAVKVAGYSMGEADSFRRAISKKDSGEMKKEEKRFLEKAAASGVPKTEAETIFSWIGQFANYGFNKSHAVAYSVISYQLAYIKAHYPAVFFSSLMTTHVRSEEKFLEYQREAKELGIRLLPPSINQSGYGFRIEEGNLRFGLNIIKQAGKNNIQMILKERHSGGRFEYWLDFLHRVDTRAIGRQGFVYLIQAGVFDEFGVERSTLLASLDRSLRMIEGEQEFQEFGTELAPRMRWIEAEPLTREEKLEMEKEASGYYLSGHPLDAYNELFASFRLWDLGRSLPTDNQLRWAGGFVRTVKTVRTKNGQSMCFLTMDDGSGELEVVVFPNVYRSVKPLLTEKSILLVQGRTDKQARSSKMIAEACLSLQELEKQSESTLFVKLPGEGGEQALSRIKRVLRQSPGAMPVIVYDEQQKRTIQLEPSLKTNAGNACIRELEKVVSKESIIIKPKKDAAD; from the coding sequence ATGTCACTGCACGCATACTCGGAATACAGCATTTTGCAAAGCACGATCCGGCTCGAAAATCTTGTGCGCAAAGCAAAGGAATACAACTGGCCGGCTGCAGCGGTTACTGATCGGGATACGATGCACGGCGCAGTTGCTTTTTACCGCCTCTGCCGGCAGTATCAGGTGAAAGGTCTCCCGGGGATTGAATTGTGGGTCCAGGGAGACATGAATGAGGACGAAGAATTTCCGGTGGTGGCGCTCCCGCAGAACAATCAGGGATACGCGCAGCTCATGCGGTGGGCCGGGGATAAACAACAGGACAAGCAGGTAACATGGGAACAACTGGCAGGCTCTGCCGGTTGTCTTTTTATCCTCCCGCTTGAAAACAGTGAGCCGGGCACCTTTAAGAACAGCCAGGACGCGTTACATGCATTTTTTGAAAAGTGGAGCAGGCGGTTCAAGCCTGACGCACTATGGCTTGAAGCACCAAAGGCTGGAGAGGAAATAGAATGGAGAAGGACTGCAGAGCAGTTCGGACTATCGATGGCAGCATCTCCATTAATCAATATGCAAACAACCGAAGAGGAGCGGGCCTATAAGCTGCTGCATGCAGTAAAGAAAGGCAGCGTCTGGAAGGATACGGTAATAGAGCAGAGGCCTTTCTCACTCGAAATGTGGCAGCAGGCAGCATTTGATTTGTATGAAGCTGAGCATATTGAAAACTGGAAACGGGCAGCTGATAAATGCGACGTAGACATTTCACTCGGGGAAACGCATCTGCCTGTATTTCCAGCTCCGCATGAGCAGTCTGCGGGCCTGTATTTAAAAAAGCTCGCGGAAAAAGGGATGCAAAAGCGTTATAATGCTTTCTCAGAACAAATGAGAGAGCGATTGGAGCATGAACTGAACGTTATTACCGAAGCCGGCTTTGCTGATTATTTTTTAATTGTGCAGGATTTTGTGGCGTTTGCTAAAAAACAGGGCATGTATGTAGGGCCGGGCAGAGGATCGGCAGCTGGATCGCTTGTTTCCTATCTTATCGGTATTACAGATGTGGATCCCCTGCAGTACGGCCTTCTTTTTGAGCGTTTTTTAAATCCGGAACGTACGGCGCTTCCGGACATAGATATTGACTTCCCGGATCACCGAAGGGAAGAAGTGCTGCACTATTTACGGAATAAATACGGGGAAAACCATGTGGCTCAGATTGTTACATTCAATACATTCGGGGCACGGGCGGCAATAAGGGATGCGGGAAGGGTACTCGAAATTCCCCATGGACTCATTAACCGTACGGCCGGTATGTTTTCAGGCTCTGATTCCATTGCCGGAAAAACTGCCGGTGACAAACAGCTGCAGCAGTGGCAGCAGAATGAACCAAAAGTTGATTCCCTTCTCCGGGCAGCTTCTTTTTTGGAGGGGCTGCCGCGCCAGACATCTATTCACGCCGCCGGTATCGTGCTAAGCAGCGAACGGCTGGAATCCTATACTCCCTTAATGGAGAGAAACGGCTCGCTGCTGTTAACACAGTATCCAATGGAAGATCTTGAAGCTCTCGGACTTGTGAAAATCGACCTGCTGGGGCTTCGGAATTTAACACTGCTCGAATATATGACTGAGGCGGTTCAAAAAGTAGAGAAGGATTTTCAGTTAAGGTACATTCCGATGGATGATGAAAAAACGTATCAGCTGCTGAGCGAGGGGAAAACGAACGGGATATTTCAGCTTGAGTCGGCAGGGATGAAATCTGCTCTGCAGCAGATCCGGCCCGACCGTTTTGAAGATATTGCCGCGGTGAGTGCCCTTTACCGTCCGGGCCCGATGGCTCAGATTCCGCTGTATGCAGAGCGCAAGCACGGAATAAAAGAAATGCCCGAACTTCCTGAACATATTGAAGACATCGCGGGATCTACGTACGGCATTATCGTATACCAGGAGCAGATTATGCAGATTGCGGTGAAAGTGGCAGGATATTCGATGGGAGAAGCAGATTCCTTCCGGAGGGCTATCAGCAAAAAAGATTCTGGTGAAATGAAAAAAGAAGAAAAACGGTTTCTTGAAAAAGCCGCAGCTTCGGGCGTGCCGAAAACGGAAGCAGAAACAATATTCAGCTGGATCGGGCAATTTGCCAATTATGGCTTTAATAAAAGCCACGCAGTAGCCTACAGCGTTATTTCCTATCAGCTGGCCTATATTAAAGCCCACTATCCGGCCGTTTTTTTCTCCTCCTTAATGACCACTCACGTACGAAGCGAAGAAAAGTTTCTGGAGTACCAGCGGGAAGCGAAGGAGCTTGGCATTAGACTGCTTCCGCCTTCCATAAATCAAAGCGGCTATGGGTTTCGTATCGAGGAAGGAAATCTCCGTTTTGGCTTGAATATCATTAAACAGGCAGGCAAAAATAATATCCAGATGATTTTAAAAGAAAGACACAGCGGAGGGCGGTTTGAATACTGGCTTGATTTTCTTCACCGCGTGGACACAAGAGCTATTGGCCGGCAGGGATTTGTGTACCTTATTCAGGCTGGCGTGTTTGATGAATTTGGCGTCGAGCGGTCAACGCTGCTCGCTTCGCTTGATCGTTCCCTGCGGATGATCGAAGGAGAGCAGGAATTCCAGGAGTTTGGTACAGAGCTGGCACCGAGAATGCGCTGGATTGAAGCTGAACCCCTTACCCGGGAAGAAAAGCTTGAGATGGAAAAAGAAGCCTCCGGATATTACTTGAGCGGCCACCCGCTGGATGCCTACAATGAACTTTTTGCTTCCTTCCGGTTATGGGACCTTGGACGTTCTCTTCCAACGGATAATCAACTGCGCTGGGCCGGCGGGTTCGTGAGGACGGTGAAAACCGTGAGAACAAAAAATGGACAGTCCATGTGCTTTCTGACGATGGATGATGGCTCCGGGGAGCTTGAAGTGGTCGTATTTCCGAATGTCTACCGGAGTGTGAAACCACTGCTTACAGAAAAATCGATTCTTCTGGTCCAGGGGCGCACCGATAAACAGGCCCGCAGCAGCAAGATGATTGCAGAAGCGTGTCTATCTCTGCAGGAGCTTGAAAAGCAGTCAGAGAGTACGCTGTTTGTTAAACTGCCGGGAGAAGGCGGAGAGCAGGCGCTGAGCCGGATTAAGCGGGTGCTTCGGCAGTCACCCGGGGCTATGCCTGTCATCGTCTATGACGAACAGCAAAAGCGTACCATTCAGCTCGAACCCAGTCTGAAAACGAATGCCGGAAATGCATGCATACGCGAACTTGAAAAGGTTGTATCAAAAGAATCTATTATTATAAAACCAAAGAAAGATGCCGCTGACTGA